A window of Halobacillus naozhouensis genomic DNA:
AATATTCAGCACCGACTTTATCTCGCAGAACAGATAAGGCTTGGCGGTGCAAAGCCTTGCTTTTCCCTTTCCCCCGCTCGTCGGGAATAAGCCCGAAATAGAACAATCGCCCTTCTACTGCTGTTCCAGGTTCAATATGCGGCATCACTACCCCAATCGGCCTCCCCTTTTCATATACCATTTGACATGTATGCCTAAAGTCAGGGCCGAGTTCTTTTTCTACACTTCTAAATTGTTCATCAATCGTCAAACTCGAGGAACCATTTAATGAACCTTTCATAGATTGAGACCATACTTGTTTAAATGACTCTTCCATTCCTTCTTCCAGTGGTTGTAAGGTAAACGGCCCTTCTGCCCCATTCATTTCTGATAGCTCCCTTTTTACAGAAACTATAACATCATTTAGAATAAACCCATTTTCCTCCAGTCTCTCTTCTACTTCTTTTGAAGGAGAGGGTAACAAAATAGAGAGTGTAGCTACTTTATTAAAGTGATCATCGTGAACAAGATATTCTATCAACTGAAAAAACTGCTGTCGTGATAATGGAGTGATGTTCTCTACCGTTGCGAAATTTTCTCCCTCAACAAACTTTACTTTTTTATACAAATTCGACT
This region includes:
- a CDS encoding GNAT family N-acetyltransferase, yielding MKENAFDKSNLYKKVKFVEGENFATVENITPLSRQQFFQLIEYLVHDDHFNKVATLSILLPSPSKEVEERLEENGFILNDVIVSVKRELSEMNGAEGPFTLQPLEEGMEESFKQVWSQSMKGSLNGSSSLTIDEQFRSVEKELGPDFRHTCQMVYEKGRPIGVVMPHIEPGTAVEGRLFYFGLIPDERGKGKSKALHRQALSVLRDKVGAEYYIGSTSCRNEPMLKVFDYNGCREVDRSNLYKRKMR